The stretch of DNA actaGCAACACCTAGGAAAAAAGTCACCCCAGCGCCATCACCCGGAACACCCCAGAGCCCGAAAGACGCAGGCAAAAAAGACCCCACAGGAAGCCCCTGGGAAATCCCCAAGAAGACCGTCAAAACACAATACCAATCTCACCAACACACCGAACGCActaccagagaggataggagagtgctcacggccggggtttcggcgttcccactttcgtgacatcgccgctttagcatggcacagaaccgtgtcgtctttcctggaacagaaccgtgtcgtctttcctggaacagaaccgtgtcaccgacgagatatatataaagactgccagcccccgtgttaagggcccggagcgccaaaagtagagtgactacattaccgacaaaatatggttttacggggatcaagttttcgtccttaaaaaggaatattttgtcgctggtaaagggctcattcgaaagaagaaggttcaatctaatgcgggctagtcatgagctgacgagattatggagatatttagaaatatgagcgttagaagtaggccaaacattgacgatgcacgtgccgtggaattcaagcatttttatgccattcgatgagttttccggatgatgtcgagaccagcccgcattagaaaatatctccagctacaaattgagctataatttgtcttgattctgttgcgaaataaaggcgaaaacttgtttcccatttcggcatggctttctagcgtcagaattcataatatcgataatatagagcaaaaaatgtgacaagtttagttgagctggagctcatcaggtggcgcctaagtagaaggactgtcgaagtgggattggaggaaactgcaagcgtcgattgtggttatgttcgacgcctatttgctcatcggcaacgtgcgtctggatacgtgtgtatatgtatataattttcctatacatgcaaatactccgctagtttcagctagtttgatgtttcggactcatgcaagcaatgtgcagttgtccacatacgcatatagcatagtcgtagctgtagcgtcatgtatcatatgaaattgcgatcaaatttgtataccgatgagcttacatacagtaccacattatacaaaagagaaaaagaaattgttaaccctttgcactcgagtggtgactctgaaccaccactagaaattgttgtggcattatttcaaagaaattacaacaaatattacaatgtatttgttacattaaaaaatttgaattgaacagattactaaacatttaaatattatatgtgcaaatcggatcagtttcgtatgaataaaatgaaaatattcgaccttagcccagaactcacacaaaacatccttgcttcggtcgattgtacgagaacttgtgtgcagcaagcttgtacttgataaaatttgtaatcgtcaattaaatgtgatgctaattatatcatgttcggtgtaatttttatcagaaaagaaaagagcttattccgatgaaaatgagtccaaacacgacatcatttgaactatcttcGATGAggttgtaatttttatcgtaacattacgtatcaatgaaaattgttcgattacactcgaatttgaactcattttcatcaggaaaatcccatcaattcactcgtcacaatttcatgaaggtatattgaaaaatctaaaagtttaaactttcattcgtgcttgattctttatctgcttacattgtatgccgtttgtcagtcgctgggtctttgaagttcggagctcgtcggacctcgtcaccgtttattcgagctggcaaaagttattcgaagatttattcgaagccttcgaataaaagatacagatcaaacatggaaaaattattcgaagttcgaataaatccgcttcgaataaaaaaaattatctttattcgtcggataaattctcgtcgaataaaattatttgttcgattctcgacgagtaaagatttttttatcttttattggttattcgaaatttttatttagatgaatattttacccgactctgctttcaagtgctagagctggatcgcggtcgctcgtcgtagtatgtctatcttgttcagtctcgggatggctcttcgctatccttgtcaaacctttagagcttatccaggtggggcgatttacgcacgtttcaaacaaaacaaacaaaaaacctgacggcgacatacgctaaagagataaaaataaaaaatatttgttacgcattgggacggaaaataaattatgctgtacgggacgagcactttattctaccgtcgaacggccgtcacttacactgagtaattttacaaagaatatgtacaatgtgaagcccaccggttggacttcaggttataataaatgtatgaacCGAGAgaaattatgattattctcagctgagctgaggagagaatcccgaaaccgaattgatgtagctagaccggtcccacgacgcgcgacgtctgagctactatttaacgatttgagagaactatttcgcgatgttgacgttgggagatgaactaacgatctgatcgtcgacgagtcgcgagcggttttctatcaccgccggaatgatgatttggcggaatttgaacccgggccaattagaattctaatagcggcgtcgataatcgatccggcggtgacagcctatggcacgactcgtcgttgatcgaccgtcgatctcgcggcgacaatagcacctgccaatagcggggcggcgcggtggatctcgcgttcgagatctgacgccacgcgcagccaatcccaaacattccgcccgcctcgtcatTCATTGACGAAACTGCGCAGCATGAATGGATCGGCAACGAGCGGCGTAGTAGAGTGAACAATGTGTCGTGCGtgaataaatggaaatttacAGTGAACCAAGTGAAGATGAGGTGAATGTACAGTGAGGATGAAGTGCATTAATGAGGTGAGTGAATTCTAATTACAATGGGCGGATGAGGTGAACCATTAGCCTAGAGTGAACTTAACCTACAATGTGCCTACTGTGAATTTTGTTGTAGGCGAGGATCGGGAGAACCGCTCATCCGGTCAGTCTCGGAGGCCTCGCTCGTACCCCCTTCCCCATCGTCCGGTGGCAGCAAGGGAATTAGTTTGTGCACCGGCCGGAGGAATTGCGACGTGCCGGTGCGAACTGTCGCGACTCGAATGGAAGCGTCTGGTCCCGGGTGCACGGTTACGACGCGAGCAAGCGGCCACTGCGTAGGCGGAAGAATTTCGCTTTTAATTAAAACAAGAGCTCCGGCCTTGATCCGAGCCTGATCCTGGAGCCATTTGACTCGAGGTTGCAGCGAGTTTAGATATTCCCGAGACCAGCGCTTCCAGAAATGCTGCTGCATCTGCTGCACGAGTTGCCACCGGTTTAAGCGAGATGCGGGAAGGTCCGCGAGGCTGGGCTCCGGGATCGCCGTAAGCGGTTCTCCGATCAGGAAGTGCCCAGGTGTAAGCGCCACTGGATCCTCCGGGTCGTCGGACAAGGGCATTAAGGGCCTGGAATTGAGGCAAGCCTCGATACCGGTCAGGAGCGTGGTCAGCTCCTCGAAGGTCAGTCGCTGCTCGCCGATGATCCTGCGGAGGTGGTGCTTCACGGACTTCACGGCAGCCTCCCAGATTCCGCCGAAGTGTGGAGCCGATGGGGGATTGAATTTCCAGCGGATGCCCTCACGAGAGGCTGCGGCGAAATGGCCTTCCCCCTGGTTCTCTGCTTCTCGAAGAAGTGCCCGGAGTTCGTGGTTGGCACCGACGAAATTCCGTCCGCAGTCGCTGTACAATTCGGCGCAACGTCCTCGCCGTGCCGTGAACCGCCGTAGAGCGCCCAGGAATGCATCGGTGGACCCGTCGGACGCAGCTTCCAGATGCACAGCCTTCGTGGAGAGGCAGATGAAGACAGCGATGTATCCCTTCGAGGTACGCTGACCACGTCCACGACCGGCTCGGAGCTGGATTGGTCCCGCGTAATCAATCCCAGACCTGAAAAAGGGACGACATGGAGTCACTCGAGTTACCGGCAAGTTTCCCATTTTTGTTAACGCCGTTTGTCCTCTCCAGCGTATGCAGGTGATACATCGCCTGATACAGGACTTGACCATTGGCCGACCCTTGAGTATCCAGCACTCCTGCCGCAGAGTGGCGAGCGTCAGTTGAGTCCCCCCATGAAGGCATCGCCTGTGAGCAGCGTCGACCCACAACCTGGCCAAGGGTGAGTCATCGGGGAGTATGGCGGGATGCGTCCTGTCATAGGCGAGGTTGGCGACCTGAAGGCGGCCTCCAACACGCAGCACTCCGTCTGCATCCATAAACGGGCTGAGTTTCGCTAACCGGCTCTTGGCTGGGACTGGTTGGCCCTTCCTGAGCGCCCGAATCTCCTCCTCGAAATGTGAAGCCTGCTCCTGCCGCAAAAGGGTGAGTTGGCACGCGTGTACTTCCGAGGCTGAGAGGGTTGACTCTCCGTTTCTCCTTCCAGGAATCCAACGACGACACCAGGCCAGGACTCGGAGCAGGCGAGTCAGGTTAGAGAACCGCTCGATCATGGAACCGGATGGGCTCTCCAACCTGCGAACCACGTGGTGCACTGCGAGCTCAGCTCCCTCGTCGCTAGCCTCCGGGTCCGATGAGGCCCGAGGGTGGCCGGGTGATGTGAGCCATCCGGGTCCTCGCCACCACAGATCGAAGCTCGGAAGCTCCGAAGGATACAGGCCTCGGGAAGCGCAGTCAGCCGGGTTCTCCGCGCTGCGGACGTGATGCCACTTGGCGAAGGGCGTCATCCGCTGAATTTCTGCGACTCGGTTCGCAACGTATGTAGGCCAGCGGGAAGGATGACCCTAAATCCAGCTGAGGGCCACCGAAGAGTCGCTCCAGAGGTGTAGGTCGGCATCCTGCAGGTCGAGCACCTTGCTAACGTGCTGGACGAGTCGAGCTAGCAGGAAGGCGGCGCAGAGCTCTAGTCGGGGCAGCGAGACTCGTTTGAACGGCGCGACCCTCGATTTGGCGACGATCAACGAGACGGTAGCTGCTCCCTCCTCGTTGACGGTGCGGGAGTATACTACGGCAGCGTAGGCACGCTCCGATGCGTCGGCGAACCCGTGGATCTCGAGCGCCTGGTTGGGCCCGCAGATTCCGAGCCATCGAGGGACGCTGACGGTTTGGAGTGTCGGCAGCTGC from Halictus rubicundus isolate RS-2024b chromosome 8, iyHalRubi1_principal, whole genome shotgun sequence encodes:
- the LOC143356356 gene encoding uncharacterized protein LOC143356356, giving the protein MTPFAKWHHVRSAENPADCASRGLYPSELPSFDLWWRGPGWLTSPGHPRASSDPEASDEGAELAVHHVVRRLESPSGSMIERFSNLTRLLRVLAWCRRWIPGRRNGESTLSASEVHACQLTLLRQEQASHFEEEIRALRKGQPVPAKSRLAKLSPFMDADGVLRVGGRLQVANLAYDRTHPAILPDDSPLARLWVDAAHRRCLHGGTQLTLATLRQECWILKGRPMVKSCIRRCITCIRWRGQTALTKMGNLPVTRVTPCRPFFRSGIDYAGPIQLRAGRGRGQRTSKGYIAVFICLSTKAVHLEAASDGSTDAFLGALRRFTARRGRCAELYSDCGRNFVGANHELRALLREAENQGEGHFAAASREGIRWKFNPPSAPHFGGIWEAAVKSVKHHLRRIIGEQRLTFEELTTLLTGIEACLNSRPLMPLSDDPEDPVALTPGHFLIGEPLTAIPEPSLADLPASRLNRWQLVQQMQQHFWKRWSREYLNSLQPRVKWLQDQARIKAGALVLIKSEILPPTQWPLARVVTVHPGPDASIRVATVRTGTSQFLRPVHKLIPLLPPDDGEGGTSEASETDRMSGSPDPRLQQNSQ